The stretch of DNA TCATTACCCGGTAATACTGATTAATACTTGATAGTAACAAGCAAAGTCGAAAACATTATGTTAGTTggctttaataatttaagtagagATGTGAGTGCCAATTGTTTAGAGATTGTTGTGCCCTTTGCGTTGCTTGGTTGAAGGGGTCAATGAACTAGGTGGTGGTGGAGTtgcttttctaaatttctcacaAAAGAGTGTTTCTTGATTGCTATAAATAACTTCAAATTCCCccccattaaaataaaaaaagattccCCTCCCAACTCAGTGCTTACTGACATCCACTCTCAGATCAACAGAGTTTCTTGTCCCAGGAAGAAGATTGGGTTTTCTCTTTTGCAATATTTAACCTTTTGTTTTTGGAGATTTGGTGGGCATGCATGCAGCCAAAGGCATGCCTGGGTTCAACACTACACCCCTGACGCTGGATCTAAATGATTTTTGTAGTCCGAAGCCGGATTTAAATAAGGGtcacaattttacattttgattagTGATGTGAAATGGAATAAATATGGTTTAATCTGTCGCGATTTCATTGTTGTTATGTTTTACATTATCTCGTTTTGTTAAAgatgttaaaatttaaatatcattatCACTTTTATAGATATAGCCTCACTCCACCCTATTcaattttaagaataaaataataattttaaaatatcgaAGTCGAATagttaaacaaattcattttcaAAACAAACCCCCTTCATTTAAAATGAATCGATTCAAAatctaattatttaaattttatcatctctagttcaatttttttttactgacAACAGCTGTGTTATGTTTGCAATGACAACAAATATAGTGCAAGTGAAAAAGCAGTATTAAGGATAATAAATTAAAACCCGAATAGAAATATGAGTTTTAGCTATGATGTTGCTTATGCACATTCCACTAATAGGAAAAAGAGGGAGTGGATAAGACGAAAATGATTGCCTTGATACTAAAATCAAGCTTCATTATTGGAGGAAATGGTgaagatttatttatttctttttctatttttctatttgtcCCAACATATCTTTCTTAAGCTTTATTGTGTCATTTGCTTTGTCGAATACTTCAGAGGAAGAAGGACCAGTCTATGGTAAAGAAAGCCCCTTAATGCTCCCTCCATTCAATTTTCATGGTTTACACATCAGTTTGTCTTTACGTATGGCCACTAATTCCACAATAACCCAATTATTTGTGCTTTTATGAAGTGTGGGTCTGTGGGTGGAAAACTTGTCTTGTAATTATATCAATGAATGCCTGCCCATAACCTCTTGAAACAACAACATTCACAATGAAAATTACATCATCTCAAAAGAAAGCGGCTTTTCTGTATAAAATCCTGAAGCAGCCAAATCTTGTACCACCGGTCCAACGTTTATGCATGTATCCATATGTGTAGCTTGAAATATAAAACATTTCGTTCAAACATTAATTTGAAGTTCCTTTAAAAAATTGGAATTGTTTGCATTATGTTTGGGCAAGCAAttataaaggaaaagaaaggagagttaagtaaatgaattaatatatgtttattttgtttgaataattaaaattaataatggaAAAGAAAGTAGAGAAACTTTTACCATCTTTActtggttaaattgtgaaaagttgaAAGGAAATTATTATGTATAGTAATTTATTTTCCAATTATATCTTGCTTATAAAATAAGCAATGTAGAAGGCTACGTTATTTTGCATCTTTAGGGACAcaatcattttattttctctcataTTAGGGTAATTAAGAAAAAGTAAAACCttgtttaaataaaacaaaattatccTAACAAGGAAAGAGTATTACTTTCCTTTACTTTCCTTTCATTTCCcttgtttttaattttactttgaaaaatatgtttttatttaacatttaatatttacatatatacaaTTCTTTTATTgccattatatattttttaaaattttaaaaataagcaaTTAACATTTTTTCACATTATATAAACGTTATAACATTCAACAGATCAAGCTTTCTCCGTACATATTTTGAACCTTTTTTTGtgcaaaatgatttttttaaatctaaaaatattatcCAAAATCAGAGGTTGAAGAAATAATCcatcctttattattatttccttCAAGAAAAACAAAAGCTCGATTCGGAATTTAAAGAAGTGTTTAGATTCGGAGCAAAAATTGGCTGTTCATGAATTCGATTTCGAAGTGGTAAATAATCCAATAATGGATTAGGATCTCTAAAAATCTAGAGTGGCATTCATCATATATTCTAAACAAATGAGGAATAAAACTTGGGTGAAATTGTATGCTACATGTCTCATCTAGTCATGTCACAaatgcattttaattttatatatatataaaaaaaaagcaaCATTTAAAGTGATGATGATTCTGAGAAAATAACATTTTTCATATAATTCTCGCCGGTAACAAAAGAAGCAATTCAAAGAATATCATATTTATGTTCTCCACATAGATATACGACAGTTCAACTTCAATTACAAAAAAGCAAAGATGTGACATCCGATCCCATTCTATCCTAGCAATACTAGCACTAAGCAAATCCTCAACCCAAATTCTCCATCCATATATGCACTCATAAAagaatcttatatatatatatatacgcatcTTAAGccatttttaaaacaaagtttatgAGCACATTATCTGTTCTTGATCattaaattatgtttgtgtttttTGGCTACTAGGGCAGTTCTTAATTTCAACTAAACAAATGAAAATGTTGGACACGAGTTCCTTCCAAAATAGgaaaaacaattttaatataaataatttttgtaaattacCATGGATCTAACATTTCACACCAAAGAGTTGCagatataaaataatgataggcAGGAGAATACAAGCAATAACAATATAGTCGTGACAAAATTAGTTTTGGCGCACCAAAATGGGTCCCTAGAGAAGAACATGTACCCTCGACGTAGTTTGTTCACCCGCAGCATCCTGATTTTTGAGCATTTGCTGCATCCCCTCCTGCCTGGTCTGCTTGGTTGATTTTAATCGTCTGTGGCtgcaaaagagaatgaaaagattatcaaaatgacaaaaagaaattggatttgcataattaatcactaatttgCATGTGTTATAAGAAAAGCTGATACTTCGAGTAAAAGAAACCGTACCTCAGCCTTCGAGTCAGTATCAGCAAGTCTTTGCTTAATATCCCGCGCTATTGAAAAGAAAACCTCCTCAACGTTTAAGTTTGTTTTTGCACTCTACAAAATAGAGCAGCTATTGAGCATGCAGGAAAGATCAACTAAACATTGGAAAACTACATCTGCAGTAAAATTACATACAGTCTCAAAGAACTTGATGCCATATTCATCAGCAAGAGCTTGGCCCTTTGAGGTAGGGACGGCCTGAACAATAAGTTAAGGGTCaacttgacaaaaaaaaaacaatcacaGCTAATATGGCAAACAGAAGGTGACCGAAAAAGGATATGAACAGAATCACAAATGTGAATATGgaagagaaagaagaaacaaACCCTTTTGCTTTCATCCATGTCAGCCTTATTGCCAACCAGAATCTTGTTGACATTGTCCGAAGCATGCTGTTCAATATTACGAATCCAATTTCTAATGTCTAAGCAAGAAGGGATATTAGTACAGTTGATAAGATAATTATAATGGAGAGTGAATAAGATTTCAAATCACTAGATAAGGAGTATGCTTTCAATTATAAACATGCACGTAATAGAAAAGTTCCAATAACAAGCAAAATTTGATGGAAACATTAAACATTTCTAAAGATTCCAAAGTGCAAGAAGGCAGacatgtatgaactttcaaaatttcaatgatAAAAAGTACAGTGCTTACTATTGAAAGATGACTCATCAGTCACATCATACACGAGCAAAATACCCATGGCTCCACGGTAGTAAGCTGcacaaaatgaaaatattatgtaATTCATTTGCAGCTACTAAAATAAAGTGAATAACCCAAAGGCACATTCCAAAAGGATAAAACAAGATAAGTATTTTAGAAAAAAGGAGCAAGCAACCATGTTTGGGGCATGGAAGAAAAGACTAAGCAGAAATAAAATTTCACCACCGAGCGTAAAAGCCCATGACTTTCTAACAGACCAAGCATAAAGTCAATCATTATGTTATAATTCTGGCCAGACATGTATTTCTAGTCAGTGACACCTTCAAAGCCCAAAAACTAACCGGTTGTAATTGTTCGAAACCGCTCTTGCCCAGCAGTATCCCAAATTTGCAGTTTGATCCTTTTTCCATCAAGCTCTATAGTCCTTATCTTAAAGTCAATTCTGCCAAAGTAAACACAACCTTTAAACAACATGCTCCTAGTAGAAacatagtaataataaaatgaagACCACTGCACTGCAATTACAAAAAAGAGCTACCCAATTGTCGTGATAAAACTAGTAGTAAATGAGCCATCTGAGAAACGCAAAAGGAGGCAACTCTTACCCACACCTGACAAGCACACAACAGCATAAGTAAATAGAATTCGAATTCAAAAGAAAGTGTGAATATCAAGAAAACCTCCTTTAAAATCACCACAATACCAACTATTAATCCCTAATTATAGACAGTTATAACTATCTCTAGCAACCAATCAAATGAATTAAAAAAGGTCAAATTATGTCATCAGTCCATGTACTTgaatgaagtttgaaatttagtcctcgtacttaaaaagttaaaagtcaaaTCATCTTACTTTTTCGATTTAAAAATCCTAATCCAATTGCTGACTACATTAgtattttctgtcaaaatttgACATCATCTATAGACCCATGCAACAACTTCAGAAGCAAATTATTATTAAGTATACCTCATAGTATGCAAATGTTTACAGAAAATACTAAAGTTGTCAACAATTTggctcaaattttcaaatttaagaaGTTTAGAGGATTTAATTTCTAACTTACAATAACTAACTCTCAAAATTTGCCAAAGTATTTGGACTGATGAAATGCTCTGACCATTAAAAAACAGTTTCCTGCTGCAAATGAACATGCTACGACGCAATGATACTCAAAATCAGTAGCACCGATAGAGAGAATATTCCCATGGCGATAAGCTATATCAAGACAGAATACATTATCAAATATAAGCTAAAAGACAATACCAAAAATACCATTAGCATATATTCACCATATAAGGC from Gossypium hirsutum isolate 1008001.06 chromosome D04, Gossypium_hirsutum_v2.1, whole genome shotgun sequence encodes:
- the LOC107899284 gene encoding ras-related protein RABE1a, translating into MAAPPARARADYDYLIKLLLIGDSGVGKSCLLLRFSDGSFTTSFITTIGIDFKIRTIELDGKRIKLQIWDTAGQERFRTITTAYYRGAMGILLVYDVTDESSFNNIRNWIRNIEQHASDNVNKILVGNKADMDESKRAVPTSKGQALADEYGIKFFETSAKTNLNVEEVFFSIARDIKQRLADTDSKAEPQTIKINQADQAGGDAANAQKSGCCG